ATTTGAATTAAATACAAGAGAATTTTTCATTGATGGCATCAAACGTGACCGTTGGATTTGGAGTGGTGATGCGTATCAAAGTTATTTGATGAACTACTATCTGTACTTCGATAACGAAACAGTAAAACGTACAAGCTATGCCTTGCGTGGTAAAGATCCGGTAACTGGTCATATCAACACCATCATGGATTATACCTTTTACTGGTTCCTCGGCATTTATGACTATTATCTCTACACAGGTGATGAAAAATTTATTGCACAGAACTATGATCGTATGAAAACGATGATGGATTATGTTTTGGCAAGAAGAAATAAAGATGGCTTGATGGAATGGATGAATGGCGACTGGATCTTTATTGATTGGGCTGAAGGTCTCAGCAAAAAAGGTGAAGTAAGTTTTGAGCAATTGTTATTGACCCGCAGTCTTGAAACAATGGCTCTTTGTGCCAACATTGCCAACGATAAAGATGCAGTAACAGAATACAATGCGTTGGCTGCTGATATGCGTAAAAAACTTTTTGATATTTATTGGAACGAACAGAAACAGGCCTTGGTGCACAGTCGCATTGACGGAAAGCAAACAGAAAATGTAACACGTTATGCAAACATGTTTTCCATCTTCTTCGATTATTTTAATCAGCAACAAAAACAAGCGGTAAAAAATTCGGTGCTGCTGAATAATAATATTCAGAAGATCACCACACCGTACATGCGTTTCTATGAACTGGAAGCATTGTGTGCATTGGGTGAACAGAATTATGTACTGAAAGAAATGAAAGACTATTGGGGAGGAATGTTGAAGCTTGGTGCAACAAGTTTCTGGGAAGAATACAATCCAGCCAAACAAGGAGCAGAACATTATGCGATGTATGGCAGGGAGTTTGGAAAAAGTTTATGTCATGCGTGGGGTGCAAGTCCGTTGTATTTGCTCGGAAAATATTATCTCGGCGTAAAGCCAACTGCGCCCGGTTATGCGGCGTACCTTGTTGAACCAAATCTCGGCGGACTTGAATGGATGCAAGGCAAAGTGCCAACACCAAACGGAGACATTGAATTGTATGTAAGCAAAGAGCAGGTGAAGATCAAAGCTGCAACAGGTGAAGGAACCATCCGTTTGAAAAGTAAAACACAACCTTCCGGCAACAATGTGACAGCAGTAGTAAAAGGAAATGATATGTACGAGATCACAGTGAAACCCGAAACAGAATATACAATCAACTATAAAGCGCAGTAAGATGAAAAGACTAAGTGCAATTTTGTTACTGACAGTTTTAGTGCTGAATCAAACTTCAGCACAAACAAGTTTGGTCAATACGCAAGGCAGCAGTTACGCTAAACTTACTGGCGTCGGCATGAGCGATGTGCAGTGGACAAAAGGTTTTTGGGCCGAACGTTTTGCTGTTTGTCGTGATGCGATGTTGCCGCAGCTTTGGCAAACCTATACCAGCAAAGACATCTGTTATTCATTTCAGAATTTCAGAGTTGCTGCCGGTTTAGATACCGGTCGTTTCCGTGGTCCATCTTTTCATGATGGCGATTTTTATAAAACACTGGAAGCAGTGGCAGCGATGTATGCAACAACCAAAGATCCGCAATTGGAGAAATGGATGGATGAAGCGATTGATGTAATTGGCAAAGCACAAAAGACCGATGGTTATATCTATACCAAGAATATTATTGAGCAAAAGAAATCAGGTAAAGAAAAAATGTTTGATGACCAGTTAAGTTTTGAAGCTTACAACTTTGGTCATTTAATGACAGCGGCTTGCGTGCATTACCGTGCAACAGGGAAAGCAACATTGCTCAACATCGCAAAGAAAGCAGCTGACTTCTTAATTGGTTTTTATAGTTCAGCCTCTCCTGAATTGGCAAGGAATGCGATTTGTCCTTCGCATTACATGGGTTTAACAGAATTGTATCGCACAACAAACGATAAAAAGTATTTAGATCTTGTTATTCATCTCATCAACATTCGTGGTACGGTTGAAGGAACAGATGATAACAGCGACCGTGCACCTTTCCGTGAAATGAACAAAGTGGTGGGTCATGCAGTACGTGCAAACTACTTGTTTGCAGGTGTTGCCGATGTATATGCCGAAACAGGCGACGTAACATTGATGAACACGTTGAATAAAATGTGGAATAACGTCATCAATACAAAAATGTATGTAACCGGAGGTTGTGGTGCGTTGTATGATGGTGTTAGTGTGGATGGTACTGCTTACAAGCCGGATACTGTTCAGAAAGTACATCAGAGTTATGGACGGGATTATCAATTGCCAAACTTCAGTGCACACAATGAAACCTGCGCCAACATCGGTAATGTGTTATGGAACTGGCGAATGTTTTTATTAACCGGTGAAAGCAAGTATGCAGATATTGTTGAACTCACTTTATACAACAGTGTATTGAGCGGTGTAAGCATGGACGGTTCAAAATATTTTTATACTAATCCATTGGCAGCAACAACGAACTATCCATATCATTTGCGTTGGGAAGGTGGAAGAGTGCCTTATATCAGCAAATCGAATTGTTGTCCGCCGAATGTTGTCCGCACAATTGCAGAAGTAAACAGCTACATGTACAGCATTGGCGAAAAAGGTTTGTACATTAATATGTATGGCGGCAACACACTTGCTACGGAATTGCATGATGGTACAAAGATCAAACTTGAACAGACAACGAACTACCCTTGGGATGGAAAGATTGTGATTACAATCAAAGAAGCTACAGATAAACCTGTGAATATCTTCTTACGCATACCAGGTTGGAGTAAAGCGTATACGTTGAAGATTAATAACACATTTCCGAAAGTGAGAGACAGAGATGGCGGCTTTGTTATTGCAGGAAGAAAATGGAGTGCCGGTGATAAAATTGAATTGGTTTTTGATATGCCTGCGACATTGATCGAAAGCAATCCATTGGTGGAAGAAACAAGAAACCAGGTAACGGTGAAACGTGGACCTGTTGTGTATTGCCTTGAATCAAGTGATTTGCCTCAACAAAAAGTATTTGATGTAGTGATTCCATCAAATATTAAACTGCAACCAGTGGCAATGAAAATTGATAATGGGAACGTAATGGCATTAACTGGTGAAGCAAGACTGCTTGATCAGAATCAATGGAACAATACATTGTACAAAGAAGTAAATACAAAACTCAAACCTGTCGACATAAAACTCATTCCTTACTATGCCTGGGCAAACAGGGGAAAAACGGATATGACGGTTTGGTTGCCTTTAATGAGATAACATAACATGGAACGGATTACAGCAACATATTTTATTGAAACGCCGTATGCGCCGGAAAAAGCAGCGGCGGTATTGGCAGGTGAGCAATCATCCGGAACATTTGTAGCAGTGCCCGGCGAAACCGAAGAACTCAAACAACGTTTTGCTGCAAGAGTTGAATCGGTTGATGTATTGGAAACCGTGAATGAACCAGCCATTCCCGGAGCATCAAGCAAGGATGGGAAGTACCGCCGTGCCATTGTGAAAGTATCGTGGAGTATTGAAAACTTCGGTTATAACCTTCCTGTGATGGTTTCAACCTTACAAGGAAATTTATACGAGATCACACAGTTCACCGGTTTGAAGTTGATGGATATAGAATTGCCTGCCTCATTCGGCCAACATTTCAAAGGCCCTGCATTTGGTATTGAAGGTTGCAGAACATTAACCGGAGTAAAGGATCGTCCGTTGATCGGCACCATCATCAAACCATCGATCGGATTATCAGTCGAGCAAACTGCTTCGATGGTGAAAACTTTAGCTGAAGCAGGAATTGATTTTGTAAAAGATGATGAACTGCTTTCTTCATCTGCCAATTCAAATTTCAATGATCGTGTTGATGCGGTGATGAATGTCATTAATGCACATGCAGATAAAACAGGTAAGAAAGTAATGTATGCGTTCAACCTCAGTGGCGAAGTAGATGAAATGCTGCAACGTTATGAGAAGATCGTTAAGAGTGGCGGCACTTGTGCCATGATCAGTATTAACAGCGTTGGGTTGGCAGCTGCAAAAAAAATCATGGATCAACGACAGTTGGCTATTCATGCACATCGCAACGGTTGGGGTATGATGACAAGACACCCTTTGCTGGGAATTGACTATAAAGCCTATCAAAAAATATGGCGATTGGCTGGTGCAGATCAAATGCATGTCAACGGTATACAAAATAAATTCTGGGAGAGCGATGATAGTGTGGTGGCATCCATTGAAGCATGCTTAACAAAAATGTTCGATCATAAAACGGTTGTGCCGGTGGTATCATCGGGCCAGTGGGGTGGACAGGCATTTGAAACCTATCGCAGAACAAAAACTGTTGATCTCTTGTACATGGCCGGTGGCGGTATTATGGCGCACCCAATGGGAGCAGCAGCAGGTGTGGTGGCATTGCAACAGGCATGGAAAGCAGCTGTTGATGGATTGACGTTGGAAGAAGCAGCGAAGCTGTATAAAGAATTTGCGGCAGCGGTTGAAAAATTCGGTAAGAAGTAGTGAACAACAATCAAAATATATTACTTGCTTTTTACGGCGATGATTTCACCGGTAGTACCGATGCACTGGAATTTATTACACGTGCCGGTGCAAAGGCTGTGTTGTTCATTGAGCCACCAACAACAGAACAGTTGCAACAGTTTCCGCAAATGGATGTAATTGGTGTAGCAGGTAAAACAAGATCATTATCGCCCATGCAAATGAAAGAGATATTGATTCCTGCATTTGAACAGTTGAAAGCAAGCAGCGCAAAGCATGTGCATTATAAAGTATGCTCTACATTTGATTCATCGCCTGCGGTTGGGAGTATTGGTCAAGCGATTGATTGTGGTGCTGAAGTGTTCCAGAATAAACTGATACCGATGTTGGGTGGTGCGCCATCGCTTGGAAGATATTGTGTGTTCGGGAATTTGTTTGCAAGGATGGGTATTGGCAGCAATGGAAATATTTATCGGTTGGATCGTCATCCATCGATGAGTAAACATCCGGTAACACCGGCTGATGAAAGTGATTTACGATTGCATATTGGTAAGCAAACGAATAAAACAATAGGATTGATCGATATTACACACATTGAACAACCAATAAAACGATGGGCTGAATCAATAAGAGATGAAGAAGTTGTATTGGTTGACGTAATGGATGAATTACAATTGATCAAGATCGGAGAGTGGATGGCGCAACTTGAAGAAAATAAAACATTGTTCAGTGTAGGTGGCTCAAGCGTGGAGGCGGCATTAGGCAATTACTGGAATGAAAAGAAAATATTGAATCCTGAAACGCAATGGAAACATCCGGGTAAAGCAGAATCATTATTGGTGATATCAGGAAGTTGCTCACCTGTTACTGCTGCACAAATTGAATTGGCCAAGGCAAATGGTTTTGCAGAAGTGGTGCTGGATGCAGTGAGAATTGTAAATGAGAACACAGTTGATGCTGCAATAGGAGGCCATGTAGCGATGTTGTTGCAGGAGCAGAAGAAAGTTATTGTTCATACAGGTGCAAAAGAACTGGAGAATCTATCATCTGAGAAATTGGGTACTGCATTGGGAAGCATTGCAAAGCAAGCAGTGATGCATACAAATGTGAAACGTGTGGTATTGGCCGGTGGCGATACAAGCAGTTATGCAGCGAGGGCAATGGAGATTGATGCGGTTGAAATGATTGCTCCATTGGTGAGCGGTGCACCGTTGTGCAAAGCTTATTCGAAAAATGAAAAGATAAATGGACTGGAAGTGAATTTTAAAGGCGGTCAGGTTGGTGCAGAGAATTATTTTGGAGTGTTGTTGAATGGTGAGCTATAATGGTGAATGAAGAATCTGAAAGCACAAGAGTGCGACGCAACGAAAGCTAAATAGAACTACAAAAATTGGAATCATAAAATAAAAGGAGCATAAGCAATATGTCACAAAAAACATTAGGATTGGTTCATACATCGGCAACGTTGGTGCCTTTGTTTGCAGACTTGTGTAAAAAATATTTGCCAAACGTAAAAGTATTCAACATTGTAGACGACAGTTTGATCAAGAATACCATTGCACGTAATGAACTTACTCCCGACACTTCGAAACGGGTAGTGAACTATGCAGCATCAGCACAGGAAGCAGGCGCAGATTTTATTTTATTCACCTGTTCATCAATCGGGCCTGCAGTTGAAACAGCAACAACATTAACAGGAGTGCCTGTTTTGCGGGTAGATCAACCAATGGCCGACAAAGCTGTTGCAACAGGAAAGAAGATCGGCGTGGTAGCAACATTATCAACAACATTAAATCCTACAAGCGATTTGGTGAGAAGAAGAGCGGCTGTTGCAGGAAAAGAAATTGAATTGAAATCAGTTTTATGCGAAGGTGCATTTGAAGCATTGATGAGCGGCGATGCAGCAACACACGATAAGAAAGTAGGTGATGCGTTAAAACAATTAGCCAACGAAGTGGATGTGATCGTGTTGGCGCAGGCAAGCATGGCAAGAGTGGTGGATACATTGACGGAAGCAGAAAAGAAAGTGCCGATATTGGCAAGTCCGCCGATTGCAATGGAATACTTGGCAACAATTATAAAATAACGGGATTGCTTGTAATGAAA
The DNA window shown above is from Lacibacter sp. H375 and carries:
- a CDS encoding alpha-L-rhamnosidase-related protein, yielding MNNSFLLNTSSAPTWIWYPGDFEIVLANKVQNRRTERGTFFPVFWKIDNHYVLMDFHKVFDVPSPETVDIYVEGEYNVKLDGKAFEGSPKQIVVPAGKHKINIKVLNQANVPAIYVKGKTIVSDASWLVTFEDKEWIDETGKASDISATKWVNAGSSNFNSPTQLPSQFMLPTKKQEAVSVTKGKQSMLVDFGKETFGFIQLHGLAGKGKVSVYYGESEEEALSTEHCETLDRVEVNDQLKKDQVIKLSKAYRFVNVQYDEGVTLDSVSMLYEYADVKERGSFTCNDEEINRIYDVAKYTFELNTREFFIDGIKRDRWIWSGDAYQSYLMNYYLYFDNETVKRTSYALRGKDPVTGHINTIMDYTFYWFLGIYDYYLYTGDEKFIAQNYDRMKTMMDYVLARRNKDGLMEWMNGDWIFIDWAEGLSKKGEVSFEQLLLTRSLETMALCANIANDKDAVTEYNALAADMRKKLFDIYWNEQKQALVHSRIDGKQTENVTRYANMFSIFFDYFNQQQKQAVKNSVLLNNNIQKITTPYMRFYELEALCALGEQNYVLKEMKDYWGGMLKLGATSFWEEYNPAKQGAEHYAMYGREFGKSLCHAWGASPLYLLGKYYLGVKPTAPGYAAYLVEPNLGGLEWMQGKVPTPNGDIELYVSKEQVKIKAATGEGTIRLKSKTQPSGNNVTAVVKGNDMYEITVKPETEYTINYKAQ
- a CDS encoding aceric acid hydrolase yields the protein MKRLSAILLLTVLVLNQTSAQTSLVNTQGSSYAKLTGVGMSDVQWTKGFWAERFAVCRDAMLPQLWQTYTSKDICYSFQNFRVAAGLDTGRFRGPSFHDGDFYKTLEAVAAMYATTKDPQLEKWMDEAIDVIGKAQKTDGYIYTKNIIEQKKSGKEKMFDDQLSFEAYNFGHLMTAACVHYRATGKATLLNIAKKAADFLIGFYSSASPELARNAICPSHYMGLTELYRTTNDKKYLDLVIHLINIRGTVEGTDDNSDRAPFREMNKVVGHAVRANYLFAGVADVYAETGDVTLMNTLNKMWNNVINTKMYVTGGCGALYDGVSVDGTAYKPDTVQKVHQSYGRDYQLPNFSAHNETCANIGNVLWNWRMFLLTGESKYADIVELTLYNSVLSGVSMDGSKYFYTNPLAATTNYPYHLRWEGGRVPYISKSNCCPPNVVRTIAEVNSYMYSIGEKGLYINMYGGNTLATELHDGTKIKLEQTTNYPWDGKIVITIKEATDKPVNIFLRIPGWSKAYTLKINNTFPKVRDRDGGFVIAGRKWSAGDKIELVFDMPATLIESNPLVEETRNQVTVKRGPVVYCLESSDLPQQKVFDVVIPSNIKLQPVAMKIDNGNVMALTGEARLLDQNQWNNTLYKEVNTKLKPVDIKLIPYYAWANRGKTDMTVWLPLMR
- a CDS encoding ribulose-bisphosphate carboxylase large subunit family protein; the protein is MERITATYFIETPYAPEKAAAVLAGEQSSGTFVAVPGETEELKQRFAARVESVDVLETVNEPAIPGASSKDGKYRRAIVKVSWSIENFGYNLPVMVSTLQGNLYEITQFTGLKLMDIELPASFGQHFKGPAFGIEGCRTLTGVKDRPLIGTIIKPSIGLSVEQTASMVKTLAEAGIDFVKDDELLSSSANSNFNDRVDAVMNVINAHADKTGKKVMYAFNLSGEVDEMLQRYEKIVKSGGTCAMISINSVGLAAAKKIMDQRQLAIHAHRNGWGMMTRHPLLGIDYKAYQKIWRLAGADQMHVNGIQNKFWESDDSVVASIEACLTKMFDHKTVVPVVSSGQWGGQAFETYRRTKTVDLLYMAGGGIMAHPMGAAAGVVALQQAWKAAVDGLTLEEAAKLYKEFAAAVEKFGKK
- a CDS encoding four-carbon acid sugar kinase family protein, with product MNNNQNILLAFYGDDFTGSTDALEFITRAGAKAVLFIEPPTTEQLQQFPQMDVIGVAGKTRSLSPMQMKEILIPAFEQLKASSAKHVHYKVCSTFDSSPAVGSIGQAIDCGAEVFQNKLIPMLGGAPSLGRYCVFGNLFARMGIGSNGNIYRLDRHPSMSKHPVTPADESDLRLHIGKQTNKTIGLIDITHIEQPIKRWAESIRDEEVVLVDVMDELQLIKIGEWMAQLEENKTLFSVGGSSVEAALGNYWNEKKILNPETQWKHPGKAESLLVISGSCSPVTAAQIELAKANGFAEVVLDAVRIVNENTVDAAIGGHVAMLLQEQKKVIVHTGAKELENLSSEKLGTALGSIAKQAVMHTNVKRVVLAGGDTSSYAARAMEIDAVEMIAPLVSGAPLCKAYSKNEKINGLEVNFKGGQVGAENYFGVLLNGEL
- a CDS encoding aspartate/glutamate racemase family protein, giving the protein MSQKTLGLVHTSATLVPLFADLCKKYLPNVKVFNIVDDSLIKNTIARNELTPDTSKRVVNYAASAQEAGADFILFTCSSIGPAVETATTLTGVPVLRVDQPMADKAVATGKKIGVVATLSTTLNPTSDLVRRRAAVAGKEIELKSVLCEGAFEALMSGDAATHDKKVGDALKQLANEVDVIVLAQASMARVVDTLTEAEKKVPILASPPIAMEYLATIIK